The following coding sequences lie in one Azospirillum humicireducens genomic window:
- the addB gene encoding double-strand break repair protein AddB, which translates to MTLPKVYSIPAGAPFVDMLAAGIMERVGGDPMALAGVTVLLPTRRACRALQAAFLRRSGGQPTLLPRMAPLGELDAGDLSLTEEELPDVPLDLPEAISPLNRQMTLARLILGADGLSATTAQAVRLGADLGRLIDAVWTERAGFEKLESLVPADYAEHWQVTLKFLRIITEVWPAILESTGETDPAKRRNLALETQAALWQAAPPPGMVIAAGSTGSIVATTELLAVIARLPQGAVVLPGLDTGADDAIWDAIAGDESHPQHGLSQLIHLLGVERREVQPWTDAPEPRGARARLIAEAMRPAATTEGWRELTGVEAAALDGLTRIDAATSEEEAQVIALLMRHALETPTKTAALITPDRNLGRRVAMALARWGILVNDSGGQPLAHTAVGTYLRLTAELVASRVHPLALLALAKHPMAAGGRDSSDFRAAARALERVVLRGPRPAEGFDGVLAALEQADRFDHEEQQEFLRDWLIDIGQRAAPFLEALTSETPLADLVRAHVAFCESLAADDELTGAERLWRQDDGEEAARFVHDLLDAADGFPAIPAKDYPALLDALMSARAVRPRYGLHPRLFILGPMEARLQHLDLTILGGLNEGTWPPAASADPWMSRPMRRDFGLPSPERLVGMSAHDFAHACGAPEVVLTRAARVEGTPTVPSRWLLRLETVLKALDLDGVIEERGACWLGWARGLDEPDRVQPVAAPEPRPPLTARPRKLSVTEIETWMRDPYAIYARHALRLRALDPIAADPGASDRGQIIHDTLDAFVREHPGPLPHDALDRLIALGRERFGPLLRSHPDVWAFWWPRFERVAGWFVDLERERRPRLRPLATEVPGRLELSGPGGPFALTAKADRIDRGPDGLVVIDYKTGTPPSAREIELGFAPQLPLEAAIAAAGGFSGVDKADVAELTFWRLSGGDPAGEEKPVKGDPAQLGEEARAGLEALIAQFDDPQTPYRSRPRPAMAPRYTDYAHLARVQEWSSGGGEGE; encoded by the coding sequence ATGACCCTCCCCAAAGTCTACAGCATCCCCGCGGGCGCGCCCTTCGTCGACATGCTGGCGGCGGGGATCATGGAGCGGGTGGGCGGCGACCCGATGGCTCTGGCCGGCGTCACCGTCCTGCTGCCGACCCGGCGCGCCTGCCGTGCGTTGCAGGCGGCCTTCCTGCGGCGGTCGGGCGGGCAGCCGACGCTGCTGCCGCGAATGGCGCCGCTGGGCGAACTGGATGCCGGCGACCTCAGCCTGACCGAGGAGGAGCTGCCCGACGTCCCGCTCGATTTGCCGGAGGCGATCTCGCCGCTGAACCGGCAGATGACGCTGGCCCGGCTGATCCTGGGCGCCGACGGGCTGTCGGCGACCACGGCGCAGGCGGTGCGGCTGGGCGCCGACCTCGGCCGGCTGATCGACGCGGTGTGGACCGAGCGCGCCGGCTTCGAGAAGCTGGAGTCGCTGGTGCCGGCGGATTACGCCGAGCACTGGCAGGTCACGCTGAAATTCCTGCGCATCATCACCGAGGTCTGGCCCGCCATCCTCGAATCGACCGGAGAAACCGACCCGGCCAAGCGCCGCAACCTGGCGCTGGAGACGCAGGCGGCGCTGTGGCAGGCGGCCCCGCCGCCGGGCATGGTGATCGCCGCCGGCTCCACCGGCTCCATCGTCGCGACGACGGAACTGCTGGCGGTCATCGCCCGGCTGCCGCAGGGGGCGGTGGTGCTGCCCGGCCTCGACACCGGGGCCGACGACGCGATCTGGGACGCCATCGCCGGGGACGAGTCCCACCCGCAGCACGGGCTGTCGCAGCTGATCCATTTGCTGGGCGTCGAGCGGCGCGAAGTCCAGCCCTGGACCGACGCGCCGGAGCCGCGCGGCGCCCGCGCCCGCCTGATCGCCGAGGCGATGCGCCCGGCGGCGACCACCGAGGGCTGGCGCGAGTTGACAGGCGTGGAGGCTGCGGCGCTGGACGGGCTGACCCGGATCGACGCCGCGACATCGGAGGAGGAGGCGCAGGTCATCGCATTGTTGATGCGCCATGCGCTGGAAACCCCGACGAAGACCGCCGCACTCATCACCCCCGACCGCAACCTGGGACGCCGGGTCGCCATGGCGCTGGCGCGCTGGGGCATCCTGGTCAACGACTCCGGCGGCCAGCCGCTCGCCCACACCGCGGTCGGCACCTATCTGCGGCTGACGGCGGAGCTGGTGGCGAGCCGCGTCCATCCGCTGGCCCTGCTGGCGCTCGCCAAGCATCCGATGGCGGCGGGCGGCCGCGACTCGTCGGATTTCCGCGCCGCCGCCCGCGCGCTGGAGCGCGTCGTGCTGCGCGGCCCCCGCCCGGCGGAAGGCTTCGACGGCGTGCTCGCCGCGCTGGAACAGGCCGACCGCTTCGACCATGAGGAGCAGCAGGAGTTCCTGCGCGACTGGCTGATCGACATCGGCCAGCGCGCCGCGCCCTTCCTTGAGGCGCTGACCAGCGAGACGCCGCTGGCCGACCTCGTGCGCGCCCATGTCGCCTTCTGCGAATCGCTGGCCGCCGACGATGAGTTGACCGGGGCGGAACGGCTGTGGCGCCAGGACGATGGCGAGGAGGCGGCGCGCTTCGTCCACGACCTGCTCGACGCGGCCGACGGCTTCCCGGCGATCCCGGCCAAGGATTACCCGGCGTTGCTCGATGCGCTGATGAGCGCGCGGGCGGTGCGCCCCCGCTACGGCCTGCATCCGCGCCTGTTCATCCTGGGTCCGATGGAGGCGCGTCTCCAGCATCTCGACCTGACCATCCTGGGCGGGCTGAACGAGGGGACCTGGCCGCCGGCCGCCTCCGCCGATCCGTGGATGTCGCGGCCGATGCGGCGCGATTTCGGCCTGCCCAGCCCGGAACGGCTGGTCGGCATGTCGGCCCACGATTTCGCCCACGCCTGCGGCGCGCCGGAGGTGGTGCTGACCCGCGCCGCGCGGGTGGAGGGCACGCCGACCGTGCCGTCGCGCTGGCTCTTGCGGCTGGAAACCGTGCTGAAGGCGCTCGATCTGGACGGTGTGATCGAGGAGCGCGGGGCCTGCTGGCTCGGCTGGGCGCGCGGGCTGGACGAGCCCGACCGGGTGCAGCCGGTGGCCGCACCGGAGCCGCGCCCGCCGCTGACCGCCCGGCCGCGCAAGCTGTCGGTGACCGAGATCGAAACCTGGATGCGCGACCCCTACGCCATCTATGCCCGCCATGCCCTGCGGCTGCGGGCGCTCGATCCCATCGCCGCCGATCCGGGGGCGTCGGATCGCGGCCAGATCATCCACGACACGCTCGACGCCTTCGTCCGCGAGCATCCGGGGCCGCTGCCGCATGACGCGCTCGACCGGCTGATCGCGCTGGGGCGCGAGCGGTTCGGCCCGCTGCTGCGCAGCCATCCCGACGTCTGGGCCTTCTGGTGGCCGCGCTTCGAGCGGGTCGCCGGCTGGTTCGTCGATCTGGAGCGCGAGCGCCGCCCCCGCCTGCGTCCGCTGGCGACCGAGGTGCCGGGCCGGCTGGAGCTGTCCGGTCCCGGCGGCCCCTTCGCCCTGACCGCCAAGGCCGACCGCATCGACCGCGGTCCCGACGGGCTGGTGGTGATCGACTACAAGACCGGCACCCCGCCGAGCGCGCGCGAGATCGAGCTTGGCTTCGCCCCGCAGCTGCCGCTGGAGGCCGCGATTGCGGCAGCCGGCGGGTTCAGCGGGGTGGACAAGGCCGACGTGGCGGAGCTGACCTTCTGGCGCCTGTCCGGCGGCGACCCGGCCGGCGAGGAAAAGCCGGTGAAGGGCGACCCTGCCCAGCTGGGCGAGGAGGCGCGGGCCGGTCTGGAGGCGCTGATCGCGCAGTTCGACGACCCGCAGACGCCCTACCGCTCGCGTCCACGCCCGGCCATGGCGCCGCGTTATACGGACTATGCGCATTTGGCCCGCGTCCAGGAATGGTCGTCGGGCGGCGGGGAGGGGGAATGA
- a CDS encoding aminoglycoside phosphotransferase family protein, protein MTVVSQAREAEIAAFLAANGLSGAVREPLAGDASARRYERLRKADGETLILVDTPAPAEDLVPFIAIGAELAAIGLSVPAVIAADVERGLAIQDDFGSDTFSRLLADGADPQPLYRMATDALIAIHRGWPEGAAQRLALPVYDPDLFIAQTRLFLDAYMPVVLGHPLSDKDRCDFDTAWRTVLEPVCAGAPSLLLRDYHVDNLMRLDRPGAKAAGLIDFQSAGWGPRAYDLVSLLEDARRDVAPALADAMVARYLAAFPEIDAAAFRRAMAVLGAVRHTRIVAIFVRLALSQGRRSYLVHLPRVWRLLEAQLTKPELAPVATWFARHLPPNARTAFVVPESI, encoded by the coding sequence ATGACGGTCGTGTCTCAGGCGCGGGAAGCGGAGATCGCCGCCTTCCTGGCCGCCAACGGCCTGTCTGGTGCGGTGCGGGAGCCGCTGGCCGGCGATGCCTCCGCAAGGCGCTACGAGCGGCTGCGCAAGGCCGATGGCGAAACCCTGATCCTGGTGGACACGCCCGCCCCGGCCGAGGATCTGGTCCCCTTCATCGCCATCGGCGCCGAGTTGGCCGCCATCGGGCTGTCGGTTCCCGCCGTGATCGCGGCGGATGTGGAGCGGGGGCTGGCGATCCAGGATGATTTCGGAAGCGATACATTTTCCCGCCTGCTGGCCGACGGCGCCGATCCGCAGCCGCTCTATCGGATGGCGACCGACGCGCTGATCGCGATCCATCGCGGCTGGCCGGAGGGGGCGGCGCAACGCCTCGCCCTGCCCGTCTACGACCCGGATTTGTTCATCGCCCAGACCCGTCTGTTCCTCGACGCCTATATGCCGGTGGTGTTGGGACACCCCTTGAGCGACAAGGATCGTTGCGATTTCGATACGGCTTGGCGGACGGTGCTGGAGCCGGTCTGCGCCGGGGCTCCGTCGCTTCTGCTGCGCGACTACCATGTTGACAATCTGATGCGGCTGGACCGGCCGGGGGCGAAGGCCGCCGGGCTGATCGACTTCCAGAGCGCCGGCTGGGGGCCGCGGGCCTACGACCTCGTCTCGCTGCTGGAGGATGCGCGGCGCGACGTTGCCCCCGCTCTGGCGGACGCGATGGTCGCCCGCTATCTCGCCGCCTTCCCCGAGATCGACGCCGCCGCCTTCCGCCGCGCCATGGCGGTGCTGGGGGCGGTCCGTCACACGCGGATCGTCGCCATCTTCGTCCGTCTGGCGCTGAGCCAGGGGCGGCGCTCCTACCTTGTCCATCTGCCGCGGGTCTGGCGCCTGCTGGAGGCGCAGTTGACGAAGCCGGAGCTTGCACCGGTCGCCACTTGGTTCGCCCGCCATCTGCCACCAAACGCCCGCACCGCCTTCGTCGTTCCGGAGTCGATCTGA
- a CDS encoding nucleotidyltransferase family protein, with product MTVTIPDTAMVLAAGQGLRMRPLTNHRPKPLIPVLGKPMLDHALDRLAEAGVGRAVVNSHYLGAMIGAHLKDRTAPTITLSPEETLLETGGGVKKALPHLGSAPVYTVNADIFWLDGPVPALRRLAAHWNPAEMDALLLLMATTKSVGYDGLGDYHMDPLGGLTRRAERELAPFVYAGVQIVKPELFAADTPDGAFSTNLIWDRAQAAGRLFGLAHDGLWFHIGTPDGLREAEDLLAIGGVRAVAH from the coding sequence ATGACCGTGACCATTCCCGATACTGCCATGGTGCTGGCCGCCGGCCAGGGCCTGCGCATGCGCCCCCTGACCAACCACAGGCCGAAGCCACTGATCCCGGTGCTGGGAAAACCGATGCTGGACCATGCGCTGGACCGGCTGGCCGAGGCCGGCGTCGGCCGGGCGGTGGTCAACAGCCATTATCTGGGCGCAATGATCGGCGCGCATCTGAAGGACCGGACGGCGCCCACAATCACCCTGTCACCGGAGGAGACCCTGCTGGAGACCGGCGGCGGGGTGAAGAAGGCCCTGCCCCATCTGGGATCCGCGCCGGTCTATACGGTCAATGCCGACATCTTCTGGCTCGACGGGCCGGTCCCGGCCCTGCGCCGGCTGGCCGCCCACTGGAACCCGGCGGAGATGGACGCGCTGCTGCTGCTGATGGCGACGACCAAGTCGGTCGGCTATGACGGGCTCGGCGACTATCACATGGACCCGCTGGGCGGCCTGACCCGCCGGGCCGAGCGCGAACTGGCGCCCTTCGTCTATGCCGGGGTGCAGATCGTCAAGCCGGAGCTGTTCGCGGCGGACACGCCCGACGGCGCCTTCTCCACCAACCTGATCTGGGACCGCGCCCAGGCGGCGGGCCGGCTGTTCGGCCTTGCCCATGACGGGCTGTGGTTCCACATCGGCACGCCGGACGGCCTCCGGGAAGCGGAGGATCTGCTGGCCATCGGCGGCGTGCGGGCGGTGGCGCATTGA
- the trxA gene encoding thioredoxin TrxA, producing the protein MSTTIKVTDDSFEQDVLKADGPVLVDFWAEWCGPCKMIAPALDELAGEYDGKVTVAKLNIDENPETPTKYGVRGIPTLMLFKGGSVAATKIGALPKGALFQWVDSAL; encoded by the coding sequence ATGAGCACCACCATCAAGGTTACCGACGACAGCTTCGAGCAGGACGTCCTGAAGGCCGACGGCCCAGTCCTGGTCGATTTCTGGGCGGAATGGTGCGGCCCCTGCAAGATGATCGCCCCGGCGCTCGACGAGCTGGCCGGCGAGTATGACGGCAAGGTCACCGTCGCCAAGCTGAACATCGACGAGAACCCGGAAACCCCGACCAAGTACGGCGTGCGCGGCATCCCGACCCTGATGCTGTTCAAGGGCGGCAGCGTCGCCGCCACCAAGATCGGCGCCCTGCCCAAGGGTGCGCTGTTCCAGTGGGTCGACTCGGCGCTGTAA
- the addA gene encoding double-strand break repair helicase AddA: MTMTDLSPRTLPLDPNVAQRRASDPTASVWVGASAGSGKTKVLTDRVLRLMLSGTPPARILCLTFTKAAAAEMAIRINRTLGLWATLPDEALEDRLADLCGERPSMEARLNARRLFAQVVDCPGGMKIQTIHAFCQSLLRRFPLEAELAPHFDVMDDRTADGLLTEARDAVLHAGRTEPDSPLGRAMGRLTGELNAEDFAGLLAELASQRGQVEKLFERFHGLDGLIDAIHDTLKVPPGVTEETILAHACHDDQCEPPALREACRALSGGSASDQERGIAIQHWLDAADRRVRAFDAYKRLFLTAEGSPRKTLMTKKPATAYPQALLSLQKEAERLVEISERVKAAGVAASTTALLTLAQAMLEAYRERKAARALLDYDDLILAANRLLSGKDGTPRVPWVLYKLDGGLDHILIDEAQDTNPDQWAIVASLAGEFFAELEAAAPDGKIRTVFAVGDEKQSIFSFQRADPAEFARMRRHFQDKAEVAQRTWAGVDLDISFRSTSAVLETVDAVFALDRARDGVASDASPTIRHRAFRRGQAGLVELWPPVKPAEAVETPAWAPPVARESADSPSARLASVIAATVHRWIDSGERLEAKGRPVRPGDVMVLVRRRTAFVTELVRALKDRGVPVAGVDRMVLTEQLAVMDLVALSDFLLLPDDDLTLATVLKGPLIGLTEEALFRVAHGRRATLWRSLVALAETEPEFRPARRYLGDLLARTDFSAPYELFAGLLNRPCPADERSGRRAILKRLGPDAQDPLEEFLAVCLAFEKTEPPSLQNFLAWLAASDAEIKRELEQGGGTVRIMTVHGSKGLQAPIVFLPDTLGSPTQSPPILWPDDDCPVPLFAARRSQEDGLCAEARARANRRRDQEYRRLLYVALTRAEDRLYICGHQGKREPSDECWYRLVEEAMRDNGEQHSFDFTGLCPDGWAGEGWRLVGAQTAMVPRHVEEEESAAAEPPPPWIAEPPPGEPEPSRPLTPSRPDGEEPAVRSPLGNDDGQRFRRGLLVHRLLQTLPNLAEAARDAACRRFLARPAHKLTPEQQDAIARETLAVLSHAEFAHLFGPGSRAEVPLVGVVALGDGSRALAGRIDRLALTGDTVWIVDYKTNRPPPRDLEDVPMVYRRQMAAYREALRAVYPGRRVRCVLLWTDGPYTMELPPSVMDAAAAGLAPRAG; encoded by the coding sequence ATGACCATGACCGACCTGTCCCCCCGTACCCTGCCGCTCGATCCCAATGTGGCGCAGCGGCGGGCGTCCGATCCGACGGCGTCGGTGTGGGTCGGCGCGTCCGCCGGGTCGGGGAAGACCAAGGTGCTGACCGACCGGGTGCTGCGGCTGATGCTGTCGGGCACGCCGCCAGCGCGCATCCTCTGCCTGACCTTCACCAAAGCCGCCGCGGCGGAAATGGCGATCCGCATCAACCGGACGCTCGGCCTGTGGGCCACCCTGCCCGACGAGGCGCTGGAGGACCGGCTGGCCGACCTCTGCGGCGAGCGGCCGTCGATGGAAGCCCGGCTGAACGCGCGCCGGCTGTTCGCCCAGGTGGTGGACTGCCCCGGCGGCATGAAGATCCAGACCATCCACGCCTTCTGCCAGTCGCTGCTGCGCCGCTTCCCGCTGGAAGCCGAGCTGGCGCCGCATTTCGACGTGATGGACGACCGCACCGCCGACGGGCTGCTGACCGAGGCGCGCGACGCCGTGCTGCATGCCGGGCGGACCGAGCCGGACAGCCCGCTCGGCCGCGCCATGGGCCGGCTGACCGGCGAGCTGAATGCCGAGGATTTCGCCGGGCTGCTGGCCGAACTGGCAAGCCAGCGCGGGCAGGTGGAAAAGCTGTTCGAGCGCTTCCACGGGCTGGACGGGCTGATCGACGCCATCCACGACACCCTCAAGGTGCCGCCGGGCGTGACCGAGGAAACGATCCTCGCCCATGCCTGCCACGACGACCAGTGCGAGCCGCCGGCCCTGCGCGAGGCCTGCCGGGCGCTGTCGGGCGGCAGCGCCAGCGACCAGGAGCGCGGCATCGCGATCCAGCACTGGCTGGACGCCGCCGACCGCCGGGTCCGCGCCTTCGACGCCTACAAGAGGCTGTTCCTGACGGCGGAAGGCAGCCCGCGCAAGACCTTGATGACCAAGAAGCCGGCCACCGCCTATCCGCAGGCGCTGCTCTCGTTGCAGAAGGAGGCGGAGCGGCTGGTCGAGATTTCGGAGCGGGTGAAGGCCGCCGGGGTCGCCGCCTCGACCACCGCGCTGCTGACGCTGGCGCAGGCGATGCTGGAGGCCTACCGCGAGCGCAAGGCGGCGCGCGCCCTCTTGGATTACGACGATCTGATCCTGGCGGCCAACCGGCTCTTGAGCGGCAAGGACGGCACGCCGCGGGTGCCCTGGGTGCTCTACAAGCTGGACGGCGGGCTGGACCATATCCTGATCGACGAGGCGCAGGACACCAACCCCGACCAGTGGGCCATCGTCGCCTCGCTGGCCGGCGAGTTCTTCGCCGAGCTGGAGGCCGCCGCCCCCGACGGCAAGATCCGCACCGTCTTCGCGGTGGGCGACGAGAAGCAGTCGATCTTCAGCTTCCAGCGCGCCGACCCGGCCGAATTCGCCCGCATGCGCCGCCATTTCCAGGACAAGGCGGAGGTGGCGCAACGGACATGGGCGGGGGTCGACCTCGACATCTCCTTCCGCTCGACCTCCGCCGTGCTGGAGACGGTGGACGCCGTCTTCGCGCTCGACCGCGCCCGCGACGGCGTGGCGTCCGACGCCAGCCCGACCATCCGCCACCGCGCCTTCCGCCGCGGGCAGGCCGGGCTGGTCGAGCTGTGGCCGCCGGTGAAGCCGGCCGAGGCGGTCGAGACGCCGGCCTGGGCGCCGCCGGTGGCGCGCGAGTCCGCCGACTCGCCGTCGGCCCGACTCGCCTCGGTCATCGCGGCGACGGTGCACCGCTGGATCGACAGCGGTGAGAGGCTGGAGGCCAAGGGCCGGCCGGTGCGGCCCGGCGACGTCATGGTGCTGGTGCGCCGCCGCACCGCCTTCGTCACCGAACTGGTCCGCGCCCTGAAGGACCGCGGCGTGCCTGTGGCCGGCGTCGACCGCATGGTGCTGACCGAGCAGCTCGCCGTCATGGATCTGGTGGCGCTGTCCGACTTCCTGCTGCTGCCCGACGACGATCTGACGCTCGCCACCGTGCTGAAGGGACCGCTGATCGGGCTGACCGAGGAGGCGCTGTTCCGCGTCGCCCACGGCCGGCGCGCCACGCTGTGGCGCTCGCTGGTGGCGCTGGCGGAGACGGAGCCGGAGTTCCGCCCGGCCCGGCGCTATCTGGGCGACCTGCTGGCGCGCACCGACTTCTCGGCTCCCTACGAGCTGTTCGCCGGGCTGCTGAACCGGCCCTGCCCGGCCGACGAACGGTCGGGGCGGCGCGCGATCCTGAAAAGGCTCGGCCCCGACGCCCAGGATCCGCTGGAGGAGTTCCTGGCCGTCTGCCTGGCTTTCGAGAAGACCGAGCCGCCGTCCCTGCAGAATTTCCTGGCCTGGCTGGCGGCCAGCGACGCCGAGATCAAGCGCGAGCTGGAACAGGGCGGCGGCACCGTGCGGATCATGACGGTCCACGGTTCCAAGGGGTTGCAGGCGCCCATCGTCTTCCTGCCCGACACGCTGGGCAGCCCGACCCAGAGCCCGCCGATCCTGTGGCCGGACGACGACTGCCCGGTGCCGCTATTCGCCGCCCGGCGCAGCCAGGAGGACGGGCTGTGCGCCGAGGCGCGGGCGCGGGCCAACCGGCGGCGCGACCAGGAATATCGCCGGCTGCTCTATGTCGCGCTGACGCGGGCGGAGGACCGGCTCTACATCTGCGGCCACCAGGGCAAGCGCGAGCCGTCCGACGAGTGCTGGTACCGGCTGGTCGAGGAGGCGATGCGCGACAACGGCGAGCAGCACAGCTTCGACTTCACCGGCCTCTGCCCCGACGGCTGGGCGGGCGAGGGCTGGCGGCTGGTCGGCGCCCAGACCGCCATGGTGCCGCGCCATGTCGAGGAGGAGGAGAGCGCCGCGGCCGAGCCGCCGCCGCCCTGGATCGCCGAGCCGCCGCCGGGCGAGCCGGAGCCGTCGCGCCCCCTGACCCCGTCGCGGCCGGACGGCGAAGAACCGGCGGTGCGCTCCCCTCTCGGCAACGACGACGGCCAGCGTTTCCGCCGCGGCCTGCTGGTCCACCGGCTGTTGCAGACTCTGCCCAATCTGGCCGAGGCGGCGCGGGACGCCGCCTGCCGCCGCTTCCTGGCCCGCCCGGCGCACAAGCTGACGCCGGAGCAGCAGGACGCCATCGCGCGGGAGACGCTGGCGGTGCTGAGCCATGCGGAGTTCGCGCATCTGTTCGGCCCCGGCTCGCGGGCGGAGGTGCCGCTGGTCGGGGTGGTGGCGCTCGGCGACGGCAGCCGGGCGCTGGCCGGCCGCATCGACCGGCTGGCGCTGACCGGGGATACGGTGTGGATCGTCGACTACAAGACCAACCGGCCACCGCCTCGGGATCTGGAAGACGTGCCAATGGTTTACCGGCGGCAGATGGCGGCCTACCGCGAGGCGTTGCGCGCGGTCTATCCGGGGCGGCGGGTGCGCTGCGTGCTGCTGTGGACCGACGGTCCCTACACCATGGAGCTGCCGCCGTCGGTGATGGACGCGGCGGCGGCCGGACTGGCGCCCAGGGCGGGGTGA
- the tsaE gene encoding tRNA (adenosine(37)-N6)-threonylcarbamoyltransferase complex ATPase subunit type 1 TsaE gives MSDTSLHTVAIPLPDEAATAALGRRLGAMLRPGDIVALRGDLGAGKSALSRALIRSVTHEDAEVPSPTFTLVQTYDTAIGPVWHFDLYRLSGPDEVYELGWDDARAEAVALVEWPDRLGPLLPPDRVEVTMEHDGPDARRATLTGHGALAARVAAAGWTL, from the coding sequence ATGTCGGACACTTCCCTCCATACCGTCGCGATCCCGTTGCCTGACGAGGCCGCCACCGCGGCGCTGGGCCGCCGGCTGGGCGCAATGCTGCGGCCGGGCGACATCGTGGCTCTGCGCGGCGACCTCGGCGCCGGCAAGTCGGCGCTGTCGCGGGCGCTGATCCGCAGCGTCACCCATGAGGATGCCGAGGTGCCGTCCCCCACCTTCACCCTGGTGCAGACCTACGACACCGCCATCGGCCCTGTCTGGCATTTCGACCTCTACCGCCTGTCCGGGCCGGACGAGGTGTATGAGCTGGGCTGGGACGATGCACGGGCCGAGGCGGTGGCGCTGGTGGAGTGGCCGGACCGGCTGGGGCCGCTGCTGCCGCCCGACCGGGTCGAGGTGACGATGGAGCATGACGGGCCGGATGCCCGCCGCGCCACGCTGACCGGCCACGGCGCGTTGGCGGCGCGGGTTGCCGCCGCCGGCTGGACGCTGTGA
- a CDS encoding SDR family oxidoreductase codes for MTDPRLFVFGPGYSARVFADALRADGWRVAATCRSEEKKAELEAQGIEAFLFDRGRPLADAKAALAGTTHLLISIPPDAKGDPVLDQHARDLADLRTLDWAGYLSTTGVYGDTGGEWVSEAAWLKPTGERQKRRVEAERGWLNLYRQYGVPMHLFRLAGIYGPGRSAIDSVRDGTARRVDKPGQVFCRIHVEDIARTLRASMERPTLGAVYNVADDLPSPSHEVVEYACGLLGVEPPPLIPFDRAEMSPMAASFYADCRRVRNDRIKRQLGVTLAYPDYRSGLDAQLAAGL; via the coding sequence ATGACCGATCCCCGCCTGTTCGTCTTCGGCCCCGGCTACAGCGCCCGCGTCTTCGCCGACGCGCTGCGCGCCGACGGATGGCGCGTCGCCGCCACCTGCCGCAGCGAGGAAAAGAAGGCGGAGCTGGAGGCCCAGGGGATCGAGGCCTTCCTGTTCGACCGCGGCCGGCCGCTGGCCGATGCCAAGGCGGCGCTCGCCGGCACAACCCATCTGCTGATCAGCATCCCGCCGGATGCCAAGGGCGACCCGGTGCTGGACCAGCATGCCCGCGATCTGGCCGACCTGCGCACGCTGGACTGGGCGGGATATCTGTCCACCACCGGCGTCTATGGCGACACCGGCGGCGAGTGGGTGAGCGAGGCGGCATGGCTGAAGCCGACCGGCGAGCGCCAGAAACGGCGGGTGGAGGCGGAGCGCGGCTGGCTGAACCTGTACCGCCAGTATGGCGTGCCGATGCACCTGTTCCGGCTGGCCGGAATCTACGGCCCCGGCCGCAGCGCCATCGATTCCGTGCGAGACGGCACCGCCAGACGGGTCGACAAACCGGGTCAGGTGTTCTGCCGCATCCATGTCGAGGACATCGCCAGGACTCTGCGCGCCTCGATGGAACGGCCGACGCTGGGCGCCGTCTACAATGTGGCCGACGACCTGCCAAGCCCGTCGCACGAGGTGGTGGAGTATGCCTGCGGCCTGCTGGGGGTGGAGCCGCCGCCGCTGATCCCCTTCGACCGGGCGGAGATGTCGCCCATGGCCGCCAGCTTCTACGCCGATTGCCGCCGGGTGCGGAACGACCGCATCAAGCGCCAGCTCGGTGTCACGCTGGCCTATCCCGACTATCGCTCGGGGCTGGACGCGCAGTTGGCCGCCGGTCTGTAG